A DNA window from Paenibacillus sp. HWE-109 contains the following coding sequences:
- a CDS encoding carboxypeptidase M32, protein MSVQAAPAKLESFKAYVRKMKQYEEAIALIYWDMRTGAPKKGIETRSEVVGELSTEVFRMSTSDEMGSYVEFFTQPDELEQLDAISRKMVLECKKEYDRSKKIPAEKYQAYVVLTSQAESAWEGAKHNSDWASFQPYLEKIVAATQEFIELWGYEGHKYNTLLDMYEPGMTVDKLDEVFGALREKAVPLLQRIQASPKQPNRAFLDQQFEISKQKQFSLSILKQMQYDFDAGRLDETVHPFATALNPGDVRITTRYLPNDITSALFGTIHEGGHALYEQNISQDLVGTNLCTGTSMGIHESQSRFWENVIGRSKAFWERYYGELQTTFNGQIDDVDVNDFYRAINHIEPSLIRIEADELTYNLHIMIRYELEKGLFNGTIAVADLPQAWNAKYEEYLGVVPANDGEGVLQDVHWSGGAFGYFPSYALGNMYAAQFTETLRKELPNFDQLIAAGNLVPIKEWLTDKVYQHGKLLTPNEIIVQVTGEELNPDYLVAYLEEKYKAVYDI, encoded by the coding sequence ATGAGTGTGCAAGCAGCCCCAGCCAAGCTGGAATCGTTTAAGGCCTATGTTCGCAAAATGAAGCAGTACGAGGAGGCTATTGCCTTAATTTATTGGGATATGCGCACCGGCGCTCCGAAGAAAGGCATTGAAACACGTTCGGAAGTTGTCGGCGAATTATCTACAGAGGTTTTCCGTATGTCTACATCCGATGAGATGGGCAGCTATGTAGAGTTCTTTACACAACCTGATGAGCTTGAGCAGTTAGATGCGATTTCCCGAAAAATGGTTCTGGAATGCAAGAAGGAATACGATCGCAGTAAAAAGATACCGGCTGAGAAATATCAAGCCTATGTTGTTCTTACTTCACAAGCGGAGTCCGCCTGGGAAGGCGCCAAGCACAATTCCGATTGGGCTTCCTTCCAGCCATACCTCGAGAAAATTGTTGCTGCAACGCAAGAATTTATTGAATTGTGGGGATATGAGGGTCATAAATATAACACGTTATTAGATATGTACGAACCGGGAATGACCGTAGACAAATTAGATGAAGTATTCGGCGCACTGCGTGAGAAAGCTGTTCCTTTGCTGCAAAGGATTCAAGCTTCTCCCAAACAGCCGAATCGCGCCTTTTTGGATCAACAGTTTGAAATCAGCAAACAGAAGCAATTTTCCTTGTCCATTTTGAAACAGATGCAGTATGACTTTGATGCAGGCCGCCTGGATGAGACCGTACATCCGTTTGCTACAGCCCTTAACCCAGGTGATGTAAGAATCACTACTCGTTACTTGCCGAATGATATTACATCCGCTCTCTTCGGAACGATTCACGAAGGCGGTCATGCCTTGTATGAGCAAAATATTTCCCAAGATCTGGTCGGCACGAATCTGTGCACGGGCACCTCGATGGGAATTCACGAATCACAATCCCGATTCTGGGAAAATGTTATCGGCCGCAGCAAAGCGTTCTGGGAACGGTACTACGGAGAGCTGCAAACGACATTCAACGGCCAGATTGATGACGTAGATGTCAATGACTTCTACAGGGCGATTAATCATATCGAACCATCCCTAATTCGGATTGAAGCGGATGAATTAACGTATAACCTGCATATTATGATTCGTTATGAGCTGGAAAAAGGCTTATTCAATGGGACGATTGCTGTCGCAGATTTACCGCAAGCGTGGAACGCCAAATATGAAGAGTATTTGGGTGTTGTGCCTGCGAACGATGGGGAGGGTGTGCTGCAGGATGTTCATTGGTCTGGTGGTGCATTTGGCTATTTCCCATCCTATGCGTTAGGCAACATGTACGCCGCGCAGTTCACCGAGACGCTGCGCAAAGAACTCCCGAACTTTGACCAGTTAATAGCTGCGGGCAACCTGGTGCCCATCAAAGAATGGTTAACGGACAAAGTGTACCAACACGGCAAACTGTTGACTCCGAATGAAATTATTGTGCAAGTGACTGGGGAAGAATTGAATCCTGATTACTTAGTCGCTTATTTGGAAGAGAAATACAAAGCCGTTTATGACATTTAA
- a CDS encoding putative amidoligase domain-containing protein: METFLLHAQEPDALELAGLARIPSGSQLPQDWRGKVIIHWGAAHDEWPLKQALQPIKAIIRAQKRSKREEMLHLHGIKTMVSHKEDNVAFAHKYKVAVFHLQTLVVYEKNETLLLTEKTLFEQRKSNAHPAYIEVSPARASFHVRRASREAVKSIYALGLDYGLVTIGVLRSGHTLVLDVDPVPKLNERLAQLFAQALDRYELGLAKELRRKERVMLGSDPEFLLLSPQGKVVFADKFLTREGEVGCDAIVLSGHRLILPLAELRPQPSTDPRELARNLQATMKLATQAIPDESLAWLSGGMPVGGYPLGGHIHFSRCWLNGHLLRALDNYLALPLILIEGDTTRARRPRYGFLGDFRKKSHGGFEYRTLPSWMQSPLITRGIFALASLIADNYWLLPRQPLQDPDMQAAYYGGDKQRILSAVTKLWQDLEQLKGYEVLSADLDRLKTRIMSLVPWDEKADIRKAWKIAPYHPERSF; this comes from the coding sequence ATGGAAACATTTCTGCTGCATGCACAGGAACCAGATGCATTGGAGTTAGCCGGTCTTGCGCGGATTCCCAGTGGATCCCAATTGCCTCAGGACTGGCGCGGCAAGGTTATCATTCATTGGGGAGCGGCGCATGATGAATGGCCGCTCAAGCAAGCGCTTCAGCCCATTAAAGCGATTATTAGAGCCCAAAAGCGCTCCAAACGCGAAGAAATGCTGCATTTGCATGGGATCAAGACCATGGTTTCACATAAAGAGGACAACGTCGCTTTTGCTCATAAATATAAAGTTGCTGTCTTTCACTTGCAGACATTAGTCGTTTATGAAAAGAATGAAACCTTGTTGCTTACGGAGAAAACGCTGTTTGAGCAAAGAAAATCAAACGCTCACCCAGCATACATAGAAGTGTCTCCGGCTAGAGCGAGTTTTCATGTTCGCAGAGCTAGCCGGGAGGCAGTCAAATCAATCTACGCGCTAGGCTTGGATTATGGGCTTGTGACTATCGGCGTGCTGCGCAGCGGGCATACCCTTGTGCTGGACGTGGATCCGGTGCCCAAGCTTAATGAACGCTTGGCGCAGCTGTTTGCGCAGGCGCTCGATCGCTACGAGCTCGGCCTGGCGAAGGAACTGCGCCGGAAGGAACGCGTGATGCTCGGCAGCGACCCTGAGTTCCTGCTGCTCAGCCCGCAGGGCAAGGTGGTTTTCGCCGACAAATTCCTGACGCGGGAAGGCGAAGTGGGCTGCGATGCGATCGTGCTCAGCGGGCATCGTCTGATCCTCCCGCTGGCCGAGCTGCGCCCGCAGCCGAGCACGGACCCGCGTGAGCTCGCGAGAAATCTGCAGGCAACGATGAAGCTCGCGACGCAGGCGATCCCCGACGAGAGCCTGGCGTGGCTCTCGGGCGGCATGCCGGTTGGCGGCTATCCCCTCGGCGGACACATCCACTTCAGCCGCTGTTGGCTGAATGGGCATTTGCTGCGGGCGCTCGATAATTACCTCGCGCTGCCTTTGATCTTGATCGAGGGGGATACGACACGTGCGCGCCGTCCCCGGTATGGCTTCCTGGGCGACTTTCGCAAGAAGTCGCATGGAGGCTTCGAATACCGCACACTGCCAAGCTGGATGCAGTCGCCGCTGATCACGCGAGGCATCTTTGCGCTAGCTTCGCTGATCGCGGACAATTACTGGCTGCTGCCGCGGCAGCCTTTGCAGGACCCTGATATGCAAGCCGCTTATTATGGCGGCGATAAGCAGAGAATCCTGAGTGCGGTGACGAAGCTGTGGCAGGATCTTGAGCAGTTGAAAGGGTATGAAGTCCTTTCGGCAGATTTGGATCGCCTTAAGACGAGAATCATGTCCTTGGTGCCATGGGATGAAAAGGCCGATATTCGCAAGGCATGGAAAATTGCGCCGTATCACCCTGAAAGAAGCTTTTGA
- a CDS encoding aromatic acid exporter family protein, with protein MGFRVLKTALAVVIAMYLAHILGIKTPAAAGLLAILGIEVTKKKGIQSALHRIAASLLALLMGCLLFRMIGFHVWVVGIFLLLVFPLLYRLRITEGAVTGAVVMLHLFAYEDASWGAVLNEVILLVVGLGTATLINIAYMPKADKAIVGHKEQIEVLFSAIFVNLAKHLRDNTVIWDGKELLEVSEEIEQGAGLAKRSMENRLIFGGDPYWRVYFFMRGEQLESIHRMIDLVAQVYQTLPQGELVADILEDISHSVKQDYYTGESEKDLQELEARYKKMPLPESREEFEVRSAIFQLNRELMHYLSIAKKQKKQRPEAG; from the coding sequence ATGGGCTTTCGTGTGCTTAAAACCGCCCTTGCGGTCGTCATTGCCATGTATTTAGCGCATATACTAGGAATCAAAACACCTGCCGCAGCAGGTCTTCTTGCCATTCTTGGCATAGAAGTGACGAAGAAAAAAGGGATTCAAAGCGCACTTCATCGGATTGCAGCGTCCCTGCTTGCCCTGTTAATGGGTTGTTTGCTGTTTCGTATGATCGGTTTTCATGTATGGGTTGTCGGCATCTTCCTGCTCCTTGTTTTTCCGCTGCTGTATCGCTTGCGAATTACAGAAGGGGCTGTGACGGGAGCTGTCGTGATGCTGCATCTTTTTGCTTATGAAGATGCCAGTTGGGGAGCTGTTCTCAATGAAGTCATTCTCCTAGTGGTTGGATTAGGCACGGCGACACTTATCAATATTGCTTATATGCCTAAGGCAGATAAGGCGATTGTAGGGCATAAAGAGCAGATTGAAGTTTTATTTTCGGCTATTTTTGTCAATTTGGCCAAGCATCTGCGCGATAATACGGTAATTTGGGATGGGAAAGAGCTGCTGGAGGTTAGCGAAGAAATCGAGCAGGGGGCTGGGCTGGCGAAGCGCTCCATGGAAAATCGGCTTATTTTCGGAGGGGACCCTTATTGGCGTGTCTATTTCTTCATGCGGGGGGAGCAGCTGGAATCGATACATCGGATGATTGATCTAGTCGCTCAAGTGTACCAGACGCTGCCGCAAGGGGAGCTTGTCGCTGATATCCTTGAAGATATCAGTCACTCTGTCAAGCAAGATTACTATACAGGCGAATCGGAGAAAGACTTGCAAGAACTGGAGGCTCGTTACAAAAAAATGCCGCTGCCGGAGAGCCGCGAGGAATTTGAGGTGCGATCCGCGATATTTCAGCTAAACCGGGAACTCATGCACTATTTATCGATCGCCAAAAAGCAAAAAAAACAGCGTCCCGAGGCAGGTTGA
- a CDS encoding beta-class carbonic anhydrase produces MSLVNEILNYNEEFVETQRYKQFLTTKFPDKRMVVLTCMDTRLVELLPKAMNLHNGDAKIIKNAGAIVSHPFGSIMRSIVVAVYELDADEVFVIGHYDCGMTGLNSDHVIANAKKRGISDDVIATLGHSGINLSRWLTGFEHVREGIEKSVNIIRNHPLLPKNLPVHGLIIDPQTGRLDLIEDGYQAVDESHT; encoded by the coding sequence ATGTCTTTGGTGAATGAGATTTTAAATTACAATGAAGAATTTGTAGAAACCCAGCGGTACAAACAATTTCTGACCACGAAATTCCCAGATAAGCGAATGGTTGTCCTCACTTGTATGGATACTCGGTTAGTTGAGCTGCTGCCTAAAGCGATGAATTTGCATAATGGCGATGCCAAAATCATTAAAAATGCCGGTGCGATCGTCTCTCACCCCTTCGGCAGTATTATGCGGAGTATCGTCGTAGCCGTCTATGAATTGGATGCCGATGAAGTCTTCGTCATTGGGCATTATGATTGCGGGATGACAGGCTTAAACTCCGATCATGTGATAGCCAATGCCAAGAAACGCGGAATCTCCGATGACGTCATTGCGACGCTAGGCCACTCCGGCATTAATTTATCTCGTTGGCTGACTGGTTTTGAACATGTCAGAGAAGGGATTGAGAAAAGTGTCAACATCATTCGCAATCATCCTCTGCTTCCCAAAAACCTGCCTGTGCACGGACTCATCATCGATCCGCAAACAGGTCGTCTTGATCTGATTGAGGATGGGTATCAAGCGGTTGACGAATCGCATACATAG
- a CDS encoding iron-sulfur cluster biosynthesis family protein, with translation MNVTFTDTAIDRIAPLLQEDSVINLVFDTEDCGCSVNGVPTLWIVPQDKEEKLVAETNQFKLTYKAKDEIFFEEKMTIDFHDKNKSYILKSNNQIYNAGMSLVDKR, from the coding sequence ATGAACGTTACTTTTACTGATACAGCCATAGATCGCATTGCCCCGCTGCTGCAAGAGGACTCTGTCATAAATTTGGTTTTCGATACGGAGGATTGCGGTTGTTCCGTGAACGGCGTGCCTACTTTGTGGATTGTTCCCCAAGACAAAGAGGAAAAACTGGTCGCTGAAACGAATCAATTCAAACTGACTTACAAAGCCAAAGACGAAATTTTTTTCGAAGAGAAGATGACGATTGACTTTCACGATAAGAATAAATCCTATATACTAAAGAGTAATAATCAGATTTATAATGCGGGTATGAGCTTAGTAGACAAGAGATAA
- a CDS encoding ABC transporter substrate-binding protein — translation MNNRKRMGIALSAVLLLSIVVSACGTKSTETTKVRIGEVTRSIFYAPQYVALSQGFFKDEGLDVELTTTPGGDKTMTALLSNAIDVALVGSETSIYVSQQGSDDPVINFAQLTQTDGTFLVARKKADTFDWKALKGSVFLGQRKGGMPQMAGEFTLKKHNIDPKKDLELIQNIEFANIASAYSSGTGEYVQLFEPQASIVEKEGKGFVVASFGVESGHLPYTVYMTKQSFLKSNAATTQKFTNAIQRAQLWVASKSVDEITTAVLPYFKDIDVGIVKSVVKRYKDQGSFATDGIVDEQEWNNLLDVMASAGELKERVAWKTLVNNSFAEKARTTVKP, via the coding sequence ATGAACAATCGGAAAAGAATGGGAATCGCCTTATCTGCCGTCCTACTGCTTAGCATTGTCGTTTCAGCGTGCGGCACCAAGAGTACAGAAACCACAAAAGTACGGATTGGTGAAGTAACACGATCGATCTTTTATGCGCCGCAGTATGTCGCGTTGTCTCAAGGTTTTTTCAAGGATGAGGGCCTGGATGTAGAACTTACAACAACACCTGGCGGCGATAAAACGATGACGGCTTTGCTGTCCAACGCGATTGATGTCGCGCTCGTTGGTTCGGAAACATCGATCTATGTCTCCCAGCAAGGATCGGATGATCCCGTGATCAATTTTGCTCAATTGACGCAAACCGATGGCACTTTCCTGGTAGCTCGCAAAAAAGCGGATACGTTTGATTGGAAAGCATTGAAAGGGTCCGTGTTTCTCGGCCAACGAAAAGGCGGCATGCCCCAAATGGCTGGAGAGTTCACCCTCAAGAAGCATAATATTGATCCTAAGAAAGACCTGGAGCTGATTCAAAATATTGAATTCGCGAATATTGCCTCCGCCTATTCGTCGGGCACCGGGGAGTATGTGCAGCTCTTCGAACCGCAGGCTTCCATCGTGGAGAAAGAAGGCAAAGGCTTTGTGGTCGCTTCCTTCGGTGTGGAAAGTGGACATTTGCCGTACACCGTGTATATGACCAAACAAAGCTTCCTGAAGTCCAATGCCGCTACTACACAGAAATTCACGAATGCGATTCAACGCGCGCAGCTGTGGGTTGCCTCCAAAAGCGTAGATGAAATTACTACGGCTGTACTGCCCTATTTCAAAGATATTGATGTGGGGATCGTGAAGAGTGTTGTGAAACGATATAAAGACCAAGGCTCTTTTGCAACAGATGGCATTGTAGATGAACAAGAGTGGAACAATTTGTTGGATGTAATGGCTTCAGCAGGTGAATTGAAAGAGAGAGTGGCTTGGAAAACATTAGTCAACAATTCCTTTGCGGAAAAAGCAAGAACCACTGTAAAACCTTAA
- a CDS encoding outer spore coat protein CotE: protein MSLDKDLQCREIITKAVCGKGRKFSHVSHTVTPPFSPTSILGAWIINNQFEAIQSGDGVEVVGTYDINIWYSYDRNTKTDVAKETISYVEIVGLSYLDKKHKPTTAEVSAVATQEPNCVEASISSSGDSVIIRVEREFQVELIAETKVCVVVCTNGCNDFDDKHVDFDDHGDGDFEDLDADLLEEDLD from the coding sequence ATGTCATTAGATAAAGATTTGCAATGCAGAGAGATCATTACAAAGGCTGTCTGCGGTAAAGGTCGCAAATTTTCACATGTAAGTCATACCGTGACTCCGCCCTTTTCTCCGACCAGTATATTGGGCGCTTGGATTATTAATAACCAATTCGAGGCGATCCAATCCGGAGATGGCGTAGAGGTAGTTGGTACTTATGATATCAACATCTGGTATTCTTACGATCGCAACACCAAAACAGACGTAGCAAAAGAAACCATTTCGTATGTAGAAATCGTTGGACTAAGCTATCTGGACAAAAAACATAAGCCGACTACTGCCGAAGTGTCTGCTGTCGCAACGCAAGAACCGAACTGTGTGGAAGCCAGTATCTCTTCAAGCGGCGACAGCGTTATTATTCGGGTAGAACGCGAATTCCAAGTCGAACTGATTGCCGAAACGAAAGTCTGTGTAGTCGTTTGCACCAACGGCTGCAATGACTTTGACGACAAGCATGTGGATTTCGATGATCACGGCGATGGAGATTTCGAGGATCTCGATGCCGACTTGCTCGAGGAAGATTTGGATTAA
- the mutS gene encoding DNA mismatch repair protein MutS produces the protein MAQYTPMIQQYLAVKAQVPDAFLFFRLGDFYEMFFDDAINASRELEITLTGREGGADEKIPMCGVPHHAAENYMSRLIEKGYKVAICEQVEDPAEAKGVVRREIVRIVTPGTVMDSKLLGESSNNYIVSLVSREDGYAFTACDISTGELYTTLLANSWELVVDELNVYNPSEIITSQGLLTTIRETGVTWGRNTVLTEWTLVDEKLLDEHFADDPALTSLSALNRQGVAALLAYLKETQKRALTHVKHIRLYEPDQFMTMDPFTRRNLELVETVRERAKKGSLLWLLDKTVTAMGARMLRRWIEKPLMSVSRIEERLEAVNLLYNQLIVRDDVKQALKEVYDLERLVARISYGNANARDMIALKHSLQQVPLLQQVCTNSGSETLRKLVDQMDNCEDVMSWIANAIEDEPPVSIRDGGMIREGYQPYLDQLREASKNGKQWIAELERQEREATGIKSLKIGYNKVFGYFIEVTKANMSALQEGRYERKQTLANAERYVTPELKEKEALILEAQDKMVDLEYELFTELRDRISQHISRLQKLAEVIATADVYQSLAAVSAAQHFRKPEIGEGFDLQIEEGRHPVVEAVIQDGSFIANDTRLEQEQGRILLITGPNMAGKSTYMRQVAVICLLAQIGCFVPARSARIPVTDRIFTRIGAADDLIGGQSTFMVEMMDIQVMTEKATSKSLVIIDELGRGTSTGEGMAIAQAVIEFLHDRIGCKTLVSTHFHELAHLEESLSHLRNHCMAVKESGRQVTFLRKLIPGAASTSYGIYCAEIAGLPDAIIQRSYELLNGFEERAAGAAQIAATTAAAFPVKAAPIQQLSLFEEEHAASSAVKKKPDGKSQLVIDQLKGIDLINMTPLQALNLVYEWKQKLQ, from the coding sequence GTGGCCCAATATACGCCGATGATTCAGCAATACTTGGCCGTGAAGGCGCAAGTCCCGGATGCATTTCTGTTTTTTCGCCTGGGAGATTTCTACGAAATGTTTTTTGATGATGCGATCAATGCTTCACGCGAGCTTGAGATTACCTTAACTGGCAGAGAAGGCGGCGCTGATGAGAAAATACCGATGTGCGGTGTTCCTCATCATGCAGCCGAGAATTATATGTCCCGGCTTATCGAGAAAGGCTACAAGGTCGCGATCTGCGAGCAAGTCGAAGACCCGGCCGAAGCCAAGGGCGTTGTGCGCCGTGAAATTGTGCGTATCGTGACGCCAGGAACGGTTATGGACAGCAAGCTGCTGGGAGAATCGAGCAACAATTATATCGTTTCTTTGGTCAGTCGTGAGGATGGTTATGCTTTTACAGCTTGTGATATTTCAACGGGTGAGCTGTATACAACTTTGCTGGCGAATTCCTGGGAACTTGTTGTCGATGAGTTGAATGTGTACAACCCTTCGGAAATCATTACGAGTCAGGGGTTGTTGACAACCATTCGCGAAACGGGAGTTACTTGGGGACGCAACACGGTTTTGACGGAATGGACGCTGGTGGACGAAAAGCTGCTCGATGAGCACTTTGCAGACGATCCCGCTTTGACTTCCTTGTCTGCCTTGAACCGTCAGGGCGTAGCAGCGCTTCTTGCTTATTTGAAAGAAACACAGAAACGCGCGTTGACCCATGTCAAGCACATTCGTTTATATGAACCCGATCAATTCATGACGATGGACCCTTTTACAAGACGTAATCTGGAACTCGTAGAAACCGTTCGGGAACGCGCCAAGAAAGGTTCTCTCTTATGGTTGCTGGACAAAACGGTTACTGCGATGGGAGCCCGGATGCTGCGCCGCTGGATTGAGAAGCCCTTGATGAGTGTTTCACGTATCGAAGAACGCTTGGAAGCTGTCAATTTGCTCTATAATCAGCTCATCGTGCGCGACGATGTAAAACAAGCTTTGAAAGAAGTTTACGATTTGGAACGCCTGGTTGCTCGTATTTCGTATGGGAATGCGAATGCCCGCGATATGATAGCTTTGAAGCATTCCTTGCAGCAAGTTCCGCTGCTGCAGCAGGTATGCACGAATTCTGGCTCAGAGACACTGCGTAAGCTCGTTGACCAAATGGACAACTGTGAGGATGTTATGTCCTGGATTGCGAATGCGATTGAAGATGAGCCGCCGGTTTCGATTCGGGATGGCGGGATGATCCGTGAAGGCTATCAGCCGTATCTGGATCAATTGCGTGAAGCGAGCAAAAACGGCAAGCAATGGATTGCCGAGCTGGAGCGCCAGGAGCGTGAAGCAACGGGGATTAAGTCACTCAAAATCGGCTACAACAAGGTGTTCGGCTATTTCATCGAAGTGACCAAGGCGAACATGTCAGCGCTGCAGGAAGGCCGTTATGAGCGCAAGCAAACGTTGGCCAACGCCGAGCGCTACGTAACGCCGGAACTCAAGGAGAAAGAAGCGCTGATTCTGGAAGCGCAGGACAAAATGGTCGATCTGGAGTATGAGCTGTTCACAGAGCTGCGCGACCGGATTTCACAGCATATCTCCAGATTGCAGAAGCTGGCGGAAGTTATTGCGACCGCTGATGTGTATCAATCGCTGGCCGCGGTCAGCGCCGCGCAGCACTTCCGCAAGCCGGAGATCGGCGAAGGCTTCGATCTCCAGATCGAAGAAGGCCGCCATCCAGTCGTGGAGGCGGTTATCCAAGACGGCTCGTTCATCGCGAACGATACGCGCCTTGAGCAAGAGCAGGGCCGCATTCTGCTGATTACCGGTCCGAATATGGCCGGCAAAAGCACGTATATGCGGCAGGTTGCCGTGATCTGCCTGCTCGCGCAGATTGGCTGTTTCGTGCCTGCCCGATCCGCGCGCATTCCGGTTACCGACCGCATTTTCACGCGGATCGGAGCGGCGGATGACCTAATCGGCGGCCAAAGCACCTTCATGGTCGAGATGATGGACATTCAGGTGATGACCGAGAAGGCGACGAGCAAGAGTCTCGTCATCATCGATGAGTTGGGCCGCGGGACATCGACCGGCGAAGGCATGGCGATCGCGCAGGCGGTTATTGAGTTCCTGCACGACCGCATTGGCTGCAAGACGCTTGTATCTACGCATTTCCACGAGCTTGCCCACTTGGAAGAGAGTTTGTCGCATCTGCGGAACCACTGCATGGCGGTCAAAGAAAGCGGCCGGCAGGTGACGTTCCTGCGCAAGCTCATTCCCGGGGCAGCCAGTACAAGTTACGGCATCTACTGTGCCGAAATCGCCGGGCTGCCCGATGCGATCATTCAGCGCTCCTACGAGCTGCTGAACGGGTTTGAAGAGCGGGCGGCGGGCGCAGCCCAGATCGCGGCGACGACAGCGGCTGCCTTCCCCGTGAAGGCAGCCCCGATCCAGCAATTGTCACTCTTCGAGGAAGAGCATGCAGCAAGCTCTGCCGTCAAGAAGAAGCCGGACGGCAAATCTCAGCTGGTGATCGACCAGCTGAAGGGGATCGATTTAATTAATATGACGCCGCTGCAGGCGCTTAATTTAGTTTATGAGTGGAAACAAAAGCTGCAATAA
- a CDS encoding ABC transporter permease: MSEKQLQKQSADRMLTNQVHQDFVVARKKETKYVRLVQAAILLLFFALWELAARLKWIDVLLFSYPTKVFKLLWDKLLDGSLLPHVGVTVVETIIGFALGTLFGTALAVVIWWSPFLSRVLDPYIVVLNSMPKVALGPLFIVGLGPGLLSIIATTLSITVIITTLVVYGSFKEVDHNYVKVVTLFGGSQRKIFLKAILPASFPAIVSTLKVNVGLAWVGVIVGEFLVSQIGLGYLIIYGFQVFNFTLVISTLFVIAIVATVMYQVVSYLEKRLTKHR, translated from the coding sequence ATGAGCGAGAAACAGCTGCAGAAACAATCCGCAGATAGAATGCTGACCAATCAAGTTCATCAGGATTTTGTTGTGGCCAGGAAAAAGGAAACGAAGTACGTCAGGCTGGTTCAAGCCGCGATTCTCCTGCTATTTTTTGCGCTCTGGGAACTGGCTGCGCGGTTAAAATGGATTGATGTGCTCCTATTTAGTTACCCGACGAAAGTTTTCAAGTTGTTATGGGATAAATTGCTGGATGGAAGTCTTCTGCCGCATGTGGGGGTCACGGTGGTAGAGACGATAATCGGATTTGCTTTGGGTACCTTATTCGGAACTGCATTAGCGGTTGTTATTTGGTGGTCGCCATTTCTATCCAGGGTGCTTGATCCATACATCGTAGTTCTGAACAGCATGCCCAAGGTGGCGCTTGGTCCTCTATTTATTGTCGGTCTCGGTCCTGGTCTCCTATCTATCATTGCCACAACGCTATCCATTACCGTAATCATTACAACACTTGTCGTGTATGGGAGTTTTAAAGAAGTTGATCACAACTATGTCAAAGTCGTTACGTTATTCGGGGGATCTCAGCGTAAAATCTTTCTAAAGGCTATTCTCCCAGCCTCTTTTCCCGCTATCGTCTCCACGCTGAAAGTCAATGTAGGCTTAGCTTGGGTTGGTGTCATTGTTGGGGAATTTCTCGTTTCTCAAATAGGCCTCGGTTACTTGATCATATATGGTTTTCAAGTGTTTAATTTCACTTTGGTCATTTCCACTTTGTTTGTCATTGCGATCGTCGCGACAGTGATGTATCAGGTCGTGTCTTATCTGGAAAAAAGATTGACCAAACATCGGTGA
- a CDS encoding ABC transporter ATP-binding protein, translated as MDSAVTVKDVTQVYVTEERATLAVEQIDFTIERGEFVSLIGPSGCGKTTLLSIIAGLIKPTAGTVTVAGKKVSGPSTAVGYMLQQDYLFPWRTIEANACMGLEITGTLTKDTKQHVLHLLEEMGLLGFKDYYPSQLSGGMRQRVALVRTLATEPELLLLDEPFSALDYQTKLQLEDLVVETLHAKQKTALLVTHDITEAIAMSDRIIVLDPNPGRIRQTFQIPDDIRQTTPFEARELAGFHALFRRIWQEFGGHEA; from the coding sequence ATGGATTCAGCTGTGACTGTTAAAGACGTAACACAAGTCTATGTAACCGAGGAGCGGGCAACACTCGCTGTGGAGCAGATTGATTTTACGATTGAACGTGGTGAATTCGTTAGTTTGATCGGTCCCAGCGGCTGCGGGAAGACGACTCTCTTATCCATTATAGCCGGGCTCATCAAACCCACTGCGGGGACTGTAACGGTGGCAGGGAAGAAGGTAAGCGGCCCTTCAACCGCGGTTGGTTATATGCTGCAGCAGGATTATCTCTTTCCTTGGCGCACGATTGAAGCTAATGCCTGCATGGGGCTGGAAATTACAGGCACATTGACGAAGGACACCAAGCAGCATGTTCTGCATTTATTGGAGGAGATGGGACTGCTCGGATTCAAAGATTATTACCCTTCGCAGCTGTCAGGGGGCATGCGTCAAAGGGTGGCGTTAGTACGTACGCTTGCCACAGAGCCCGAATTATTACTGCTTGATGAACCGTTCTCGGCTCTTGATTATCAAACCAAGCTGCAGTTGGAAGATCTGGTTGTTGAGACGCTGCATGCCAAACAGAAGACGGCACTGCTGGTGACGCATGACATCACAGAAGCGATTGCGATGAGTGATCGCATTATTGTTCTTGATCCCAATCCGGGCCGTATTCGGCAAACCTTCCAGATTCCGGATGACATTCGGCAAACGACGCCTTTCGAAGCACGGGAGTTAGCTGGGTTTCATGCACTCTTTCGCAGGATATGGCAGGAATTTGGAGGGCATGAAGCATGA